TGAAGCCGGTGATAGAGTTCTTCACCGTGCTCCCGTTCGCCATCCCCGGCATCGTGCTCACCTTTGGCCTGCTGCGCACGTATAGCGGCCCGCCCTTCTCGCTGACGAACACCGAGCTGGGCACAGTCGCCTTGTTGGTCGGTGGCTACACCATCGCCGTCTTGCCTTACACGTATCGCTCGGTGGACATCGGCCTGCGGGCGATTGACATTCGCACGCTCACCGAGGCGGCGCGCAGCCTGGGCGCCGGCTGGCCGGCGATCATCCTGCAGGTGATCCTGCCCAATCTGCGCGTGGCCGTGCTCAGTGCGGCGCTGCTCACCTTCGCCATCGCCATCGGCGAATACACACTGGCCAACTTCCTGTTCCCCGACGAACGCGCGTTCGGCTCGTACATGGCATCGGTCGGCAACAACAAAATCTTCGAGCCGGCGGCGCTGACCATCATCAGCTTCGTGCTCGTATGGATATTGGTGCTGCTCATCCAGCGCGTGGGCCGCGGCACCGGCCAAACGCAGATGACCGGAATGAGGTAAAACTATCACGGGTTGCACGTCATGGCCTATCTCGAGTTGATCCATCTGCGCAAGGTATTCGGCGCGACGGTTGCCGTCGAGTCGTTCGACCTGGATGTGGCCAAGGGCGAGTTCGTCTCGTTTCTCGGACCGAGCGGCTGCGGCAAGACCACCACGCTGCGCATGATCGCCGGCTTCGAGCAGCCGACCGAGGGTCGGATTCGCATTGACGGCGAGGACGTGACCGACACGCCGCCCAACAAGCGCCGGCTGGGCATGGTCTTCCAGTCCTACGCGCTCTTCCCCAACATGACCGTGGCCGACAATATCGCCTTTGGCCTGCGCATGGCCAAAGCGCCTGCGCAGCTCATCCAGCAGC
The window above is part of the Candidatus Roseilinea sp. genome. Proteins encoded here:
- a CDS encoding spermidine/putrescine ABC transporter permease, whose amino-acid sequence is MTGNRSLATRLFAWAIFIVCAAYLIVPLATQFDYSLRARRGEIGFTAYTNVLSIPEPDKVLQVQASPLKITLNLPRFYSSLLFSCLMAVLTIIVSTAIVVPTAYWVHLRVPRLKPVIEFFTVLPFAIPGIVLTFGLLRTYSGPPFSLTNTELGTVALLVGGYTIAVLPYTYRSVDIGLRAIDIRTLTEAARSLGAGWPAIILQVILPNLRVAVLSAALLTFAIAIGEYTLANFLFPDERAFGSYMASVGNNKIFEPAALTIISFVLVWILVLLIQRVGRGTGQTQMTGMR